In Kordia antarctica, the following proteins share a genomic window:
- a CDS encoding dihydrolipoamide acetyltransferase family protein, whose protein sequence is MAKFELKLPQMGESVAEATIISWLKEVGDTIEADEAVLEIATDKVDSELPSEVDGILVEILFNVDDVVKVGQTLAIIETEGEGSAETAPTPEVIVAGTPAEAELESHKVTLEKGTLTNDFSTSEKFYSPLVKNIAKEEGISVEQLDNIAGTGKEGRVTKNDILDYINSGQTQQSQEVAVPKAAVQEAAKVIKETPKATVATPVSVNGSDEIIEMTRMGKLIAHHMVASVQTAAHVQSFVEVDVTNIWNWRKKAKDSFEKREGEKLTFTPIFMEAVAKSLKDFPMMNIALDGDTIIKRKNINLGMAAALPDGNLIVPVIKNADQLNLVGMAKAVNDLAERARTNKLKPDDIQGGTYTVTNVGTFGSIMGTPIINQPQVGILALGAIRKVPAVIETPEGDFIGIRYKMFLSHSYDHRVVNGALGGQFVKQVADYLEAWDVNRDI, encoded by the coding sequence ATGGCAAAATTTGAACTAAAACTTCCACAAATGGGAGAAAGTGTTGCAGAAGCGACAATTATATCATGGCTCAAAGAAGTTGGCGACACAATTGAAGCTGATGAAGCGGTGTTAGAAATCGCAACAGATAAGGTAGATTCTGAATTGCCGAGTGAAGTTGATGGTATTTTAGTTGAAATACTATTCAATGTAGATGATGTTGTAAAAGTTGGACAAACACTTGCTATTATTGAAACTGAAGGAGAAGGAAGCGCAGAAACAGCACCAACTCCAGAAGTAATTGTAGCAGGAACGCCAGCCGAAGCCGAATTAGAATCGCATAAAGTAACTTTGGAAAAAGGAACATTAACCAATGACTTTTCAACTTCTGAGAAATTCTATTCTCCACTAGTCAAGAATATTGCGAAAGAAGAAGGAATTTCCGTTGAACAATTGGATAATATTGCAGGAACAGGAAAAGAAGGAAGAGTTACTAAAAATGACATTCTTGACTATATAAATAGTGGTCAAACACAACAATCACAAGAAGTGGCAGTTCCAAAAGCAGCAGTTCAAGAAGCGGCTAAAGTGATAAAAGAAACGCCAAAAGCAACAGTAGCAACTCCAGTTTCTGTAAACGGAAGCGACGAAATCATAGAAATGACACGAATGGGGAAACTCATTGCACATCATATGGTAGCTTCGGTTCAAACAGCGGCACACGTACAAAGTTTTGTTGAGGTAGATGTGACAAATATTTGGAATTGGCGTAAAAAAGCAAAAGATAGCTTTGAAAAACGTGAAGGCGAAAAACTAACGTTTACACCAATATTTATGGAAGCGGTTGCAAAATCGTTGAAAGATTTCCCAATGATGAATATTGCGCTTGATGGCGATACGATTATTAAAAGGAAAAACATAAACTTGGGAATGGCGGCAGCGTTACCAGACGGAAATTTAATTGTTCCTGTCATTAAAAATGCAGATCAACTGAACTTAGTTGGTATGGCAAAAGCGGTAAACGATTTAGCTGAAAGAGCAAGAACGAACAAATTGAAACCAGACGATATTCAAGGCGGAACGTACACAGTTACGAACGTTGGAACGTTTGGAAGTATTATGGGAACTCCGATTATAAATCAGCCACAAGTTGGAATTTTAGCGTTAGGAGCTATCAGAAAAGTTCCTGCGGTGATTGAAACGCCAGAAGGTGATTTCATCGGAATCCGTTACAAAATGTTCTTATCACACTCATACGATCACAGAGTTGTGAATGGCGCACTTGGCGGACAGTTTGTAAAGCAAGTTGCTGATTATTTAGAAGCTTGGGATGTTAATAGAGATATTTAA
- a CDS encoding Crp/Fnr family transcriptional regulator, whose amino-acid sequence MNPELEKIKSYIKNVIQMDDETFNLALDYFVIKKIEKGDYLLREGTICGHITYIQKGLFRTYYLKDGNEINTCFCMENSITSSHESFVNRTISKDYIQALEDATIISLSYENLIKLYKLNIKWQSLSRLLTEKECARLSERIHTLSFETAKEKYLHLLENQPEIIQRVSIQHIASYLGVSRETLSRIRSKIL is encoded by the coding sequence ATGAATCCTGAATTAGAAAAAATTAAATCATACATAAAAAACGTTATTCAAATGGATGACGAAACTTTCAATCTAGCACTCGATTATTTTGTCATCAAAAAGATAGAAAAAGGCGATTATCTACTTAGAGAAGGAACTATTTGTGGTCATATTACTTATATTCAAAAAGGGCTTTTTAGAACCTATTACTTAAAAGATGGAAACGAAATAAACACCTGTTTCTGTATGGAAAATTCGATTACATCATCACATGAAAGTTTTGTAAATAGAACAATTTCAAAAGATTATATTCAAGCTCTTGAAGATGCTACAATTATCTCTTTATCCTATGAAAATTTGATAAAATTGTATAAATTAAACATCAAATGGCAATCACTTAGTAGACTATTAACAGAGAAAGAATGTGCGCGTTTGTCTGAAAGAATACATACGTTAAGTTTTGAAACTGCCAAGGAAAAATACTTGCATTTACTTGAAAATCAACCAGAAATTATTCAACGCGTTTCTATTCAACACATTGCTTCTTATCTTGGTGTTTCAAGAGAAACACTAAGCCGAATTAGATCGAAAATTTTATAA
- a CDS encoding 3'-5' exonuclease translates to MELKLKNPICFFDLETTGIDVAKDRIVEIAILKVYPNGNKESKTWLVNPEMPIPPHVTEIHGITDDKVANEPTFKELSKDIYAMIKDSDLAGYNSDRFDIPLLAEELLRVDIDFDMKNKVSVDVQTIFHKMEKRTLSAAFKFYCGKELEGAHGAEADANATYEVLKSQLDRYDELENDMKKLSEFTTRKKMADFAGFIIYNKEDEEVFSFGKHKGKKVETVLEEEPGYFGWILNANFPLYTKKVLTAIKLRKLNTKF, encoded by the coding sequence ATGGAATTAAAACTAAAAAATCCCATTTGCTTCTTCGATCTAGAAACAACTGGAATTGATGTAGCAAAAGATAGAATCGTGGAAATTGCGATACTCAAAGTATATCCAAACGGAAATAAAGAGAGCAAAACGTGGTTGGTAAATCCTGAAATGCCAATTCCACCACACGTTACCGAAATTCATGGAATTACTGATGATAAAGTTGCAAATGAGCCTACTTTTAAAGAGCTTTCTAAAGATATTTATGCAATGATTAAAGATAGCGATTTGGCAGGTTACAACTCTGACCGATTCGATATTCCATTATTGGCAGAAGAATTGTTGCGCGTAGATATTGATTTTGATATGAAAAATAAAGTATCGGTAGATGTGCAGACTATTTTCCATAAAATGGAGAAACGGACATTATCAGCGGCATTCAAATTTTACTGTGGAAAAGAACTAGAAGGTGCACATGGCGCAGAAGCAGATGCAAATGCTACGTATGAAGTTTTGAAATCACAACTAGATCGGTATGACGAACTAGAGAATGATATGAAAAAACTAAGCGAATTTACGACGCGTAAAAAAATGGCAGATTTTGCTGGTTTTATCATATATAATAAAGAAGATGAAGAAGTTTTCTCGTTTGGAAAACACAAAGGGAAAAAAGTAGAAACTGTCTTGGAAGAAGAACCTGGTTATTTTGGCTGGATTTTAAACGCAAACTTTCCGCTCTACACGAAAAAAGTACTCACAGCAATCAAACTAAGAAAGCTAAATACAAAATTCTAG
- a CDS encoding carboxypeptidase-like regulatory domain-containing protein, with the protein MRNATILLITFLNLCFAQAQKNISGTIVNKNTKEPIAYAHLIIPTEKKGTTTDKNGFFEFTVPDKWLGKILNISCVGFVDKKITIKRGKNVVIYMKPSVEFLNAVHLSNSEKEKTVRVNSFRGRRSIGLGNFSGGAYPSMFARYYSFNELLGAKNYLKEVSIFFYKEGRQNAKFRLRIVSSTVAKMPKDDLVTPFIVEVSYKQAKEKIKMPANGIEVPREGFFVIVEHLFIEENAFEEIIHLKVNDTMKVRNIKQKRYAPIFKGITEENGESFSYYMSVNGWKKVGELKMPRSDFKENEVVAPAFKIKLTN; encoded by the coding sequence ATGAGAAACGCTACCATACTACTCATTACATTTTTAAATTTATGCTTCGCGCAAGCGCAAAAAAATATTTCGGGAACTATTGTCAATAAAAACACAAAAGAACCGATAGCATACGCGCATCTCATTATTCCAACAGAAAAAAAAGGAACAACAACTGACAAAAATGGTTTTTTTGAATTTACTGTGCCTGACAAATGGTTAGGAAAAATACTAAATATTTCCTGTGTTGGTTTTGTGGATAAGAAAATTACGATTAAACGAGGAAAAAACGTAGTAATTTACATGAAACCATCTGTTGAGTTTTTGAATGCTGTACATTTGTCCAATTCAGAAAAAGAAAAAACGGTACGTGTCAACTCATTTCGCGGAAGACGAAGTATTGGCTTAGGAAATTTTAGCGGAGGCGCATATCCGTCAATGTTTGCACGGTATTATTCGTTTAATGAATTGTTAGGAGCTAAAAATTATTTAAAAGAAGTTTCTATATTTTTCTATAAAGAAGGAAGGCAAAATGCAAAATTTAGATTGCGAATTGTCTCTTCAACAGTAGCTAAAATGCCCAAAGATGATTTGGTAACTCCTTTTATTGTTGAGGTAAGTTATAAGCAAGCAAAAGAAAAAATAAAAATGCCTGCGAACGGAATAGAAGTTCCGCGAGAAGGTTTTTTTGTCATTGTAGAACATTTATTTATTGAAGAAAATGCTTTTGAAGAAATTATTCATCTCAAAGTGAATGACACAATGAAAGTTAGAAATATAAAACAAAAAAGATACGCGCCAATCTTTAAAGGAATTACCGAAGAAAACGGCGAATCGTTTTCCTATTATATGTCGGTTAACGGTTGGAAAAAAGTGGGAGAACTAAAAATGCCACGTTCAGATTTCAAAGAAAATGAAGTTGTAGCACCAGCTTTTAAAATAAAATTAACGAATTAA
- a CDS encoding fumarylacetoacetate hydrolase family protein: MKIICIGRNYTAHIAELENEKPSDPVIFMKADSSILLKKQPFFIPDFSKEIHHEVEVLVKINKLGKYIDQKFAHKYYSEISVGIDFTARDLQSKLKEKGLPWEKAKAFDGSAVVGKWVSKDQFADLNDLNFRLEKNSEIVQQGNTKQMLWKIDELIAYVSQYFTLKIGDIIFTGTPAGVSKVVTDDQLTGYLEGQQLFTIQVK, translated from the coding sequence ATGAAAATTATTTGCATCGGAAGAAATTATACAGCGCATATTGCAGAGCTAGAAAATGAAAAACCATCGGATCCAGTAATTTTTATGAAAGCTGATTCTTCTATACTTTTGAAGAAGCAACCGTTTTTTATTCCCGATTTTTCAAAAGAAATCCATCATGAAGTGGAAGTCTTGGTAAAAATTAATAAATTGGGAAAATATATTGATCAGAAGTTTGCGCACAAATATTATAGTGAAATTAGTGTAGGGATTGATTTTACAGCGCGAGATTTGCAATCAAAACTAAAAGAAAAAGGATTGCCGTGGGAAAAAGCGAAAGCGTTTGATGGATCGGCAGTTGTGGGAAAATGGGTTTCAAAAGATCAATTCGCAGATTTGAATGACCTTAATTTTAGGTTAGAAAAGAATAGCGAAATTGTTCAACAAGGAAATACCAAACAAATGCTTTGGAAAATTGATGAGTTGATTGCATATGTTTCACAATATTTTACCTTAAAAATAGGAGACATCATATTTACTGGAACGCCAGCAGGTGTAAGCAAAGTAGTTACTGACGATCAATTGACAGGATATTTAGAAGGACAACAATTATTTACAATACAAGTAAAATAA
- a CDS encoding Hpt domain-containing protein: MGYNLEKIEAISDGDTEFIEAVVVAFIEEIPEDLARFEREVALENYEAIYQVSHKIKPNLDLLGMQEPYALNLQILEWTKAESNMADIATTFKVVNAEIKSNIAELKKEFNLD; the protein is encoded by the coding sequence ATGGGTTACAATTTAGAAAAAATAGAAGCAATATCAGATGGAGATACTGAATTTATAGAAGCAGTTGTCGTTGCTTTTATTGAAGAAATTCCAGAAGATCTTGCAAGGTTTGAAAGAGAAGTTGCTTTAGAAAATTATGAAGCTATCTACCAAGTAAGCCATAAAATAAAGCCAAATTTAGACTTATTGGGCATGCAAGAACCGTACGCGCTAAATCTTCAAATATTAGAATGGACAAAGGCAGAAAGTAATATGGCAGATATTGCGACAACATTTAAAGTTGTAAATGCAGAAATCAAGTCGAACATTGCCGAATTAAAGAAAGAATTCAATTTAGACTAA
- a CDS encoding competence/damage-inducible protein A, translating to MIAEIITIGDEILIGQIVDTNSVFISKALNEIGVSVHQITSIQDDKQHILEALEAAKAKADVVLITGGLGPTKDDITKHTLCEYFEDELIQNTDVLAHIEELFAKYITSSTISTMNRDQALVPSKAQILMNEYGTAPGMWLVKDNTVFISMPGVPYEMRGLMTNHIIPKLQAEFERPFIYHKTILTYGMGESSIAMKIEDWENNLPENVKLAYLPSFGKVRLRLTGKGKDKAQITTAVDEYAQKLYPIIGDIIQGIEGESNIITQIGTLLVAKGHTLAAAESCTGGRVAAEITHESGVSAFFNGSAVVYATQSKIDLLGVSKALIDKHSVVSAEVVEAMAKGAKKVYHSDYAIATTGNAGPSKGNSDAEVGTVFIGIATPSGIISKEFNFGQPREKVVNKAVTKAFQMLLEEILKNSK from the coding sequence ATGATTGCAGAAATAATCACTATTGGCGATGAAATTCTCATCGGACAAATTGTAGATACAAATTCGGTATTCATCTCCAAAGCGTTGAATGAAATTGGAGTCTCAGTACATCAAATTACCTCCATCCAAGATGATAAACAACACATTTTAGAAGCGTTAGAAGCTGCCAAAGCGAAAGCTGATGTTGTACTAATCACAGGCGGATTAGGTCCTACAAAAGACGATATTACCAAACATACGTTGTGTGAATACTTTGAAGATGAGTTGATTCAGAATACAGATGTTTTAGCACATATTGAAGAGTTATTTGCAAAATACATTACTTCATCAACGATATCTACGATGAATCGTGATCAAGCATTGGTGCCTTCTAAAGCACAAATATTGATGAACGAATACGGAACTGCGCCAGGAATGTGGCTTGTAAAAGACAATACAGTTTTTATTTCCATGCCAGGTGTTCCATATGAAATGCGTGGATTAATGACGAATCATATCATTCCAAAACTACAAGCAGAATTTGAACGTCCTTTTATATATCACAAAACAATTTTAACCTATGGAATGGGCGAAAGTAGTATTGCGATGAAAATTGAAGATTGGGAAAATAATCTGCCAGAAAATGTAAAACTTGCCTATTTACCAAGTTTTGGAAAAGTACGTTTGCGTCTTACAGGAAAAGGGAAAGACAAAGCGCAAATTACAACTGCTGTTGACGAATATGCGCAAAAACTCTATCCAATCATTGGAGATATCATTCAAGGAATAGAAGGGGAAAGTAATATTATAACGCAAATTGGAACGTTGTTAGTGGCAAAAGGTCATACGTTGGCTGCTGCCGAAAGTTGCACAGGTGGACGCGTTGCTGCTGAAATAACCCATGAATCAGGCGTTTCCGCGTTTTTCAATGGAAGCGCGGTCGTATACGCAACACAATCCAAAATTGATCTTTTAGGCGTTTCTAAGGCGTTAATTGATAAACATTCAGTGGTGAGTGCAGAAGTAGTAGAAGCGATGGCAAAAGGAGCAAAAAAAGTCTATCATTCAGATTACGCCATAGCAACTACAGGAAACGCTGGGCCGAGTAAAGGGAATTCAGATGCTGAAGTTGGGACTGTTTTTATTGGAATTGCAACTCCAAGTGGAATCATTTCAAAAGAATTTAATTTTGGACAACCGAGGGAAAAGGTAGTAAATAAGGCAGTTACGAAAGCTTTTCAAATGTTACTAGAAGAAATTTTAAAAAACAGTAAATAA
- the rpmB gene encoding 50S ribosomal protein L28 — translation MSRICELTGKKAMVGNNVSHAMNKTKRKFNANLTKKRFYIPEEDKWITLKVSTSALKTINKKGISAMLKEARANGFIK, via the coding sequence ATGTCTAGAATTTGTGAATTAACAGGTAAGAAAGCAATGGTAGGAAACAACGTTTCCCACGCAATGAATAAGACAAAGCGCAAATTTAATGCGAATCTTACAAAAAAGCGTTTTTATATTCCTGAAGAAGATAAGTGGATCACTTTAAAAGTATCTACTTCAGCATTAAAAACAATTAATAAAAAAGGAATCTCTGCGATGCTTAAAGAAGCAAGAGCAAATGGTTTTATCAAGTAA
- the rpmG gene encoding 50S ribosomal protein L33 → MAKRGNRVQVILECTEHKGSGKPGTSRYITTKNKKNTPDRLEVKKFNPILKKMTVHKEIK, encoded by the coding sequence ATGGCGAAAAGAGGAAATAGAGTTCAAGTAATATTAGAGTGTACAGAGCACAAAGGTTCAGGGAAACCAGGAACTTCACGATATATCACAACTAAGAATAAGAAAAATACTCCGGACAGGTTAGAGGTTAAGAAATTTAATCCAATCTTAAAGAAAATGACTGTTCATAAAGAAATAAAATAA
- a CDS encoding DUF4295 domain-containing protein — MAKKSVASLQTGSKRLTKAIKMVRSPKSGAYTFVESIMTPEKVNDWLNK, encoded by the coding sequence ATGGCAAAGAAATCAGTAGCATCCTTACAAACAGGATCAAAAAGACTAACAAAAGCAATCAAGATGGTAAGATCTCCAAAGTCGGGAGCTTACACTTTTGTTGAATCAATTATGACACCAGAAAAGGTGAACGATTGGTTAAATAAATAA
- the ftsY gene encoding signal recognition particle-docking protein FtsY — MSFFKRIFSSEKKETLDKGLEKSKSSFLSKLTKAVAGKSKVDDEVLDNLEEILVSSDVGVDTTLKIIDRIEARVAKDKYLGTEELNKILREEIAGLLSETNAGEETEYTIPADKKPYVLMVVGVNGVGKTTTIGKLAHQFNKQGLKVVLGAADTFRAAAIDQLQVWADRVGVPLVKQSMGSDPASVAFDTLKSGVAQDADVIIIDTAGRLHNKINLMKELTKVKMVMKKVIDDAPHDVLLVLDGSTGQNAFEQAKQFTAATEVTTLAVTKLDGTAKGGVVIGISDQFKIPVKYIGVGEGIEDLQVFNKYEFVDSFFSK; from the coding sequence ATGAGTTTTTTTAAAAGAATATTCTCTTCAGAAAAAAAAGAAACACTCGATAAAGGTTTAGAGAAATCTAAATCAAGTTTTCTTTCTAAATTGACAAAGGCTGTTGCCGGAAAAAGCAAAGTTGACGATGAAGTTTTAGATAATTTAGAAGAAATATTAGTCAGCAGTGATGTTGGTGTTGATACGACGTTGAAAATTATTGACAGAATTGAAGCCAGAGTTGCCAAAGACAAATATTTAGGAACGGAAGAACTAAACAAAATTCTTCGCGAGGAAATTGCAGGTTTATTATCAGAAACAAATGCTGGTGAAGAAACCGAATACACAATTCCAGCAGACAAAAAACCATATGTATTAATGGTTGTTGGTGTAAATGGCGTTGGAAAAACAACGACGATTGGAAAATTAGCACATCAATTTAACAAGCAAGGACTAAAAGTAGTTTTAGGAGCTGCAGATACATTTAGAGCTGCTGCCATAGATCAATTACAAGTTTGGGCAGATAGAGTTGGCGTTCCATTAGTAAAGCAAAGTATGGGAAGTGATCCTGCTTCTGTAGCTTTTGACACCTTAAAATCGGGAGTTGCGCAAGATGCGGACGTTATTATTATTGATACCGCAGGAAGATTGCACAACAAAATAAACTTAATGAAGGAATTGACGAAAGTCAAGATGGTCATGAAAAAAGTAATTGATGATGCGCCACACGACGTATTATTAGTTTTAGATGGTTCTACGGGACAAAATGCATTTGAGCAAGCAAAACAGTTTACAGCGGCAACAGAAGTTACTACATTAGCAGTTACAAAGCTTGATGGAACAGCAAAAGGCGGCGTTGTCATTGGAATCTCTGATCAATTTAAAATTCCTGTAAAATATATTGGCGTTGGAGAAGGAATTGAAGATTTGCAAGTATTCAACAAATACGAATTTGTAGATTCATTTTTCTCTAAATAG
- the gwsS gene encoding grasp-with-spasm system SPASM domain peptide maturase: MNNYFILFANCIPVKGYARSVVCDVQTNTFEFIPNELFQIVTEFKENTLQEIIQNFGKEHESIINEYFNYLEEKDFGFWNPTLIPELTPISLEWQSPQRITNALIDVKKESTLPYHKINKELDELGCAALELRFSYDIRIHELDCVLSFFEKSTLRSIDLFLIYSEELTDDSLSKLFKKHSRVFNVNIAEAPFSKDIFLVNKTVFINFVEEKIEPSVCCGIVNPTYFRINIDHFTESVSKNNCLNRKVSIDGDGHIKNCPSLPVSYGNINEMTLNEAIEKKGFKDTWSITKDQIETCKDCEFRYICTDCRAFTEDTSTIYAKPLKCNYNPYTTKWND, encoded by the coding sequence ATGAATAACTATTTTATCCTTTTCGCAAATTGCATTCCCGTTAAAGGCTACGCAAGAAGTGTTGTCTGCGATGTACAAACAAATACATTTGAATTTATTCCGAATGAATTGTTTCAGATAGTAACTGAATTTAAAGAGAATACATTACAAGAAATTATACAAAATTTTGGTAAAGAGCACGAGTCGATCATTAATGAATATTTCAATTATTTAGAAGAAAAAGATTTTGGGTTTTGGAATCCTACTTTAATACCTGAGTTAACACCTATTTCCTTAGAATGGCAATCTCCACAACGAATAACGAATGCATTGATAGATGTAAAAAAAGAATCAACTTTACCTTATCATAAGATTAACAAAGAATTAGATGAACTTGGTTGTGCTGCGTTAGAGTTACGATTTAGTTACGACATACGTATACATGAGTTAGATTGCGTTTTATCGTTCTTCGAAAAAAGTACTTTAAGATCTATCGATTTATTTTTAATATATTCTGAAGAACTGACTGATGATTCTTTAAGTAAATTGTTTAAAAAACATAGTAGAGTATTTAATGTAAATATAGCAGAAGCTCCTTTTTCAAAAGATATTTTTTTAGTAAACAAAACGGTATTTATTAATTTTGTGGAAGAAAAAATAGAACCTAGCGTATGTTGTGGCATTGTAAATCCAACTTATTTTAGAATTAATATTGACCATTTTACAGAATCTGTCTCTAAAAACAACTGTCTTAACAGAAAAGTATCTATAGATGGTGACGGACATATTAAAAATTGTCCATCCTTACCAGTAAGTTATGGCAACATTAATGAAATGACATTGAATGAAGCAATAGAGAAAAAAGGTTTTAAAGACACATGGAGTATTACTAAAGATCAAATTGAGACCTGTAAAGATTGTGAGTTTAGATATATCTGTACTGATTGCAGAGCTTTCACTGAAGATACATCAACTATATATGCTAAACCTTTAAAATGTAATTATAACCCTTATACCACAAAATGGAATGATTAA
- the gwsG gene encoding grasp-with-spasm system ATP-grasp peptide maturase gives MILILSQRLREVSTETLMEWLDFLGGKHKRINGLNILEFDLVKDQKTLKLKDFQIPLNDVNVIYFRRYMSFEKLFNFKTLNLDNRSNSNLLNHISSELKTNYTYFLSLFPKAAKISSLKSEKDLNKLVILKEAEKVGFSIPDFLVTANKNSLKQFITKHGKCIVKPMSECCTYIVDKTIYKMLTELITVDTLPSIPEKFFPSFFQNCIEKKYEIRVFFVDNTCYSMAIFSQSNTKTTTDFRNYDYVKPNRIVPYKLPSLEAEKIITFINKMNFKIGSIDLIKSVANEYIFLEVNLNGQYGMLSHACNYHLDKKIAHYLMNQQTES, from the coding sequence ATGATATTAATATTGAGCCAAAGACTAAGAGAAGTTTCTACTGAAACTCTCATGGAATGGCTAGATTTTCTCGGAGGAAAGCATAAAAGAATAAATGGCCTAAATATCTTGGAATTTGATTTAGTTAAAGATCAAAAAACATTGAAACTTAAGGACTTTCAAATACCTTTAAATGATGTGAATGTTATCTATTTTAGAAGATATATGAGTTTTGAAAAACTATTCAATTTCAAAACATTAAACTTAGATAATAGGAGTAATAGTAATCTTTTAAATCACATTTCATCTGAACTCAAAACGAACTATACTTATTTTCTTAGTTTATTCCCTAAAGCTGCAAAAATATCATCGCTAAAGTCTGAAAAGGATTTGAATAAATTAGTAATTCTAAAAGAAGCAGAAAAAGTAGGTTTTAGCATACCCGATTTTTTAGTTACAGCGAACAAAAATAGCTTAAAACAATTTATTACTAAGCACGGAAAATGTATTGTAAAACCAATGAGTGAATGTTGTACATACATTGTTGACAAAACTATTTATAAAATGCTAACGGAGCTGATTACTGTTGACACTTTACCTTCTATACCTGAGAAATTCTTTCCTTCATTTTTTCAAAATTGTATTGAAAAAAAATATGAGATACGAGTTTTCTTTGTTGATAACACGTGTTATTCTATGGCAATATTCTCTCAGAGTAATACTAAAACAACTACCGATTTTAGAAATTATGATTATGTAAAGCCAAATAGAATAGTACCCTATAAGCTTCCTAGCTTAGAAGCGGAAAAAATAATAACATTCATAAATAAGATGAATTTTAAAATTGGGTCTATAGATTTAATTAAATCAGTTGCTAATGAGTATATATTTTTAGAAGTAAACCTAAATGGACAATACGGAATGCTAAGTCATGCTTGCAATTATCATTTAGATAAAAAAATAGCTCACTATCTTATGAATCAACAAACGGAATCTTAA